In Vibrio alfacsensis, the following proteins share a genomic window:
- a CDS encoding hotdog fold thioesterase translates to MSIWKKPINLDILNETSQNTMMEHLQIVYTDFTDNSLSATMPVCNFTHQPLGMLHGGASVVLAETLGSLAANFCVGEGSYCVGLDINANHVRAMRSGHVIGTAEPVHLGVSTQVWQINITDERERLVCTSRLTIAVKHHKEKSARD, encoded by the coding sequence ATGAGCATCTGGAAAAAGCCAATCAATTTAGACATTCTTAATGAGACCTCCCAAAATACCATGATGGAGCACTTACAAATTGTCTATACCGATTTTACTGATAATTCTCTTAGCGCCACTATGCCTGTGTGCAATTTTACTCATCAACCATTGGGGATGCTTCATGGTGGTGCATCCGTCGTACTTGCTGAGACATTAGGTTCGCTAGCGGCAAACTTTTGTGTAGGAGAGGGAAGCTATTGTGTCGGGCTTGATATTAACGCGAATCATGTGCGAGCAATGCGCAGTGGCCATGTAATTGGAACCGCAGAACCTGTCCACCTAGGTGTATCAACTCAGGTGTGGCAAATCAATATTACCGATGAACGCGAGCGTTTGGTTTGTACGAGTCGTTTAACTATTGCGGTAAAACATCACAAAGAAAAGTCGGCCCGCGACTAA
- a CDS encoding SgrR family transcriptional regulator, giving the protein MSSPRLRVQFETLFEKFSGNDSEVQLEDITDALFCTRRNARIVLNKLEEEGWIEWHPAAGRGKLSTLVFKRNRNDVSENLARRYLDEGKIGQALDALDNDAAKLTQVIQGYLGLQHRQGEQVVRLPYYRPLAMLNPQKPMRRSEQHIARQVFSGLTKLDENEQLQPDLAHYWEALSDNHWRFYLRRGVRFHNGELLTTNCVIESIVALSGLNLFSHIEKVVSLEPWTVDIHLVRPDKYLPLALSESQAKVLLPKALRSEEFDRKPIGTGPFQVKVNDEKRLILTAFDGYFGYRSLLDQVEVWVIDEAYSSMVYPSLSKPQMDKQASTDEVELDPGCTFLLLNKNNGIAKDPCWAEFLSQTLNSYQVYSHVPQDTVIELGVLQAFGLKPGWIDLRPSMTSEAPQSDKSIRVAYQKKHPMFPVIAKAIKTLLKPHGIDVVFIRYDTQPPEPEEVDVWIKAMGIATNRNDALAGWLLDYSDIDKFSAGYDFSGWSTLVDQWRAGQHNDFPARELGKQLVKSCQVIPMFHCWLGVNKDHSGALQNAKCNALGWFDFSNVWVKPEIEKNGKTE; this is encoded by the coding sequence ATGAGCAGCCCTCGTTTACGTGTTCAATTTGAAACACTGTTTGAAAAATTCTCTGGTAATGACTCAGAAGTTCAACTTGAAGACATTACCGATGCACTCTTTTGTACTCGCCGTAACGCTCGGATTGTTTTAAACAAACTTGAAGAGGAGGGGTGGATTGAATGGCATCCTGCTGCAGGACGAGGCAAATTATCAACGCTTGTTTTTAAACGTAACCGCAACGATGTCAGTGAAAACCTTGCTCGTCGCTATCTTGATGAAGGTAAAATTGGTCAAGCATTAGACGCGCTTGATAACGACGCCGCAAAACTTACTCAGGTTATTCAAGGGTATTTAGGCTTACAACACCGTCAAGGTGAGCAAGTTGTTCGTTTGCCTTACTATCGTCCATTGGCGATGTTGAACCCTCAAAAGCCAATGCGCCGCTCGGAACAACATATTGCTCGTCAGGTTTTTAGCGGTTTGACTAAGCTTGATGAAAACGAACAACTTCAACCGGATCTCGCTCACTATTGGGAAGCGCTGTCTGACAATCATTGGCGATTCTATTTACGCCGTGGGGTGCGTTTCCATAACGGGGAGCTTCTGACGACGAATTGCGTTATTGAAAGCATCGTCGCTTTAAGTGGCTTGAACCTGTTCTCTCATATCGAAAAAGTCGTCTCTTTAGAACCATGGACTGTCGATATCCACCTCGTGCGCCCAGATAAATATTTACCACTCGCACTCAGTGAATCTCAAGCTAAAGTTCTTTTGCCTAAAGCACTTCGTTCTGAGGAGTTTGATAGAAAACCAATCGGTACGGGGCCTTTCCAAGTTAAAGTTAATGATGAGAAACGCCTAATTCTGACCGCGTTTGATGGTTATTTTGGTTATCGATCTTTACTTGATCAAGTAGAAGTGTGGGTTATCGATGAAGCCTACTCTTCAATGGTTTATCCCAGCTTATCTAAGCCTCAAATGGACAAGCAAGCCTCTACAGATGAAGTCGAACTTGATCCGGGCTGTACCTTTTTGCTGCTCAACAAAAACAACGGGATCGCCAAAGATCCTTGTTGGGCGGAGTTTTTAAGTCAAACATTGAACAGCTATCAAGTTTATTCTCATGTCCCACAAGATACTGTCATTGAGTTAGGTGTACTCCAAGCTTTTGGTTTGAAACCAGGATGGATTGATCTCAGACCATCAATGACAAGCGAGGCACCACAATCGGATAAAAGCATCAGGGTTGCTTACCAGAAGAAACATCCAATGTTTCCGGTAATAGCCAAAGCAATCAAAACACTACTTAAACCTCATGGAATTGACGTTGTGTTTATTCGTTATGACACGCAACCACCAGAGCCAGAAGAGGTGGACGTTTGGATCAAAGCGATGGGCATTGCGACTAACCGTAATGACGCATTGGCTGGTTGGCTACTCGACTACAGTGACATTGATAAGTTTAGTGCGGGCTATGATTTTTCAGGTTGGTCAACGCTGGTGGACCAATGGAGAGCAGGACAACATAACGATTTTCCGGCTCGAGAATTGGGTAAGCAGTTAGTAAAAAGCTGCCAAGTGATCCCTATGTTCCATTGTTGGCTTGGTGTGAACAAAGACCATAGTGGCGCCCTTCAAAACGCGAAGTGTAATGCACTTGGTTGGTTTGATTTTAGTAACGTATGGGTAAAACCAGAAATAGAGAAAAATGGCAAAACCGAATAA
- the cutA gene encoding divalent-cation tolerance protein CutA, translating into MSKQHEYCIVLSTAGTQQNRDEIVKGLLESKLAACIQTMPIESHYVWKGEVCSDNEWLMVIKTRRDLYALVEDKIKNLHEYEVAQIVQVPIVEGFNPYLEWLRQSTLSCQ; encoded by the coding sequence ATGAGTAAACAACATGAATACTGCATTGTACTGAGCACGGCAGGTACACAACAGAACCGTGATGAGATTGTAAAAGGTCTACTCGAGTCAAAGTTGGCCGCTTGTATCCAAACCATGCCAATAGAGAGCCACTATGTGTGGAAAGGGGAAGTTTGCAGTGATAACGAATGGTTAATGGTGATAAAGACTCGGCGTGATCTATACGCATTAGTGGAAGATAAAATCAAAAACCTGCACGAATACGAAGTAGCTCAAATCGTACAGGTTCCAATTGTAGAGGGATTTAACCCTTATTTAGAATGGCTTCGCCAATCGACGTTGAGTTGTCAATAG
- a CDS encoding DUF2238 domain-containing protein — translation MRSVSTLLGLTIFYAVIFLFSALDPSSRAVWFAEIVPAIGILIAIWAMSLRYQFSNTAYVLMFIWLCLHTIGAKYTFADVPFDWFNNLIGSERNNFDRVAHFSIGLYAYPIAEFLINKKKVGASFASWFALFAIMSLAAGYEIIEWWYAALAGGDEGIAFLGSQGDIWDAQKDMLCDTMGAIVSLILLTTQRRLAKPF, via the coding sequence ATGAGAAGTGTTTCTACTTTATTGGGTTTAACCATTTTCTACGCTGTCATATTTCTATTTTCAGCACTCGATCCAAGCTCACGTGCAGTATGGTTTGCAGAAATAGTTCCAGCCATTGGTATTCTTATCGCTATTTGGGCGATGTCCTTACGTTATCAGTTCAGCAATACCGCATACGTTTTGATGTTTATTTGGCTTTGCTTGCACACCATCGGAGCGAAGTACACGTTTGCAGATGTGCCATTTGATTGGTTTAACAATTTAATTGGTTCTGAACGTAACAATTTTGACCGAGTTGCTCATTTCTCCATCGGATTATATGCCTATCCGATTGCTGAATTCTTAATCAACAAAAAGAAAGTCGGTGCAAGCTTCGCCTCGTGGTTCGCTTTGTTTGCGATTATGTCTTTGGCCGCCGGTTATGAGATCATCGAGTGGTGGTATGCTGCACTCGCGGGTGGCGATGAGGGAATTGCCTTTCTAGGCTCACAAGGTGATATTTGGGACGCCCAGAAAGACATGCTATGCGACACCATGGGAGCTATTGTGTCGTTGATTCTATTGACAACTCAACGTCGATTGGCGAAGCCATTCTAA
- a CDS encoding DNA-J related domain-containing protein encodes MNEQHDICQRGNHDMENPLLWPILDILKKKPSGWKVHTLAHELSEHGYITQFDPSPDKDLFKRNFLLMNALYQLQEALYPDGWLQVEAMDIVLMSSLETTCDTVDTINPLREYYLDWRNYEANESEVRRLLNDFWNRYQNFIGGSSSSRIDRAKALSLFELERDTTRVEVRKQWRKLALRWHPDRENGNAERFRVLCDAWNVLRNG; translated from the coding sequence ATGAACGAACAGCATGACATTTGCCAACGCGGTAATCATGATATGGAAAACCCATTGTTATGGCCGATTCTCGACATTCTCAAAAAGAAACCCTCAGGTTGGAAGGTGCATACTCTGGCCCATGAATTGAGTGAGCATGGTTACATTACTCAATTCGATCCATCTCCGGATAAAGATCTCTTCAAGCGTAACTTCCTGTTGATGAATGCGCTCTATCAACTACAAGAAGCTCTATATCCAGACGGTTGGTTACAAGTCGAAGCAATGGACATCGTGTTAATGTCTTCATTGGAAACAACTTGCGATACTGTCGATACGATAAACCCTTTACGAGAATACTACCTCGATTGGCGAAATTATGAAGCCAACGAATCAGAAGTACGCCGATTGCTTAATGATTTTTGGAATCGCTATCAGAACTTCATTGGTGGCTCATCCAGTTCTCGTATTGATAGAGCCAAAGCGTTGAGTTTGTTTGAGTTAGAGCGTGATACCACAAGAGTGGAGGTTCGTAAGCAATGGCGAAAATTAGCACTACGTTGGCATCCTGATAGAGAAAACGGCAATGCAGAACGCTTTCGTGTGCTGTGTGATGCGTGGAACGTATTAAGAAACGGGTAG
- a CDS encoding ABC-ATPase domain-containing protein: MDQLTATLKKIEKQNYRAYQQIKGQFDFGDFNLHIDHVQGDPYASPSRLRATRAWSLTGLEWLKDESPAYQRAARDFIARSFDQFAKQENSVSIALSGQTVLDNTAVVFTEEGIELRFRVNLPADGRSVLGKKTINILTFHLPKFIRRATLERELDKQAMIEHCQVIEDQAALREQLEVNGLVAFVANGSVLPRIAGNCDLPMKGAVEFKAPEALQVTLHAPNKGYITGLGIPKGITLIVGGGFHGKSTLLNAIERSIYDHIPGDGREYIVTDHNAMKIRAEDGRCVHHLNLSNYINHLPMGKDTADFSTQDASGSTSQAAWLQESIEAGASSLLIDEDTSATNFMIRDERMQALVAKGDEPITPLVDRIGQLRDELEISTIIVMGGSGDYLDVANTVIQMHDYQAVDVTEKAKQVIAQHPTQRHNESEESLKTFRPRALNRVALMNILLDGKFRVNAKGKESLRFGKEFADLSALEQLESADEVNTIGWLWFQLAQLPGWCDNPAKEIDEMLAGEWHANLPKQGDLAKPRTLDVMAALNRMRKSQFKPTN; encoded by the coding sequence ATGGATCAGTTGACTGCCACGCTAAAAAAAATCGAAAAGCAGAACTATCGTGCTTACCAACAAATCAAAGGTCAGTTCGACTTCGGTGATTTCAACCTGCATATCGATCACGTTCAAGGTGACCCGTACGCTTCACCTTCTCGTTTGCGTGCCACTCGAGCATGGTCATTAACCGGCCTTGAATGGTTAAAAGATGAATCTCCAGCATATCAACGTGCTGCACGTGACTTTATTGCACGTAGTTTTGACCAGTTTGCGAAACAAGAAAACTCTGTATCTATCGCACTGAGCGGTCAAACGGTATTGGATAATACTGCGGTCGTATTTACTGAAGAAGGTATCGAACTGCGTTTTCGTGTGAATTTGCCAGCAGATGGTCGATCTGTTCTTGGTAAAAAGACCATCAATATCCTGACTTTCCATTTACCAAAGTTCATTCGCCGCGCGACACTTGAGCGTGAGTTGGATAAACAAGCAATGATTGAACACTGTCAGGTAATCGAAGACCAAGCGGCACTTCGAGAACAGTTAGAAGTGAATGGTTTAGTTGCGTTTGTAGCAAATGGTAGTGTTTTACCACGTATCGCAGGTAACTGTGACCTACCAATGAAAGGTGCCGTTGAATTCAAGGCACCAGAGGCACTACAAGTAACACTGCACGCACCAAACAAAGGCTACATCACGGGTTTAGGCATTCCTAAAGGTATCACGTTGATTGTTGGCGGTGGTTTCCATGGTAAATCGACGCTTTTAAATGCCATTGAGCGTTCTATTTATGACCACATTCCTGGTGATGGCCGTGAATATATCGTTACAGACCATAACGCGATGAAGATCCGTGCGGAAGATGGTCGCTGCGTACACCATTTGAATCTGTCTAATTACATCAACCACTTACCAATGGGTAAAGATACGGCAGATTTCTCGACTCAAGACGCGTCGGGTTCTACCTCTCAGGCCGCATGGCTACAAGAGTCTATCGAGGCAGGAGCAAGTTCTCTGCTTATCGATGAAGATACATCCGCAACCAACTTTATGATTCGCGATGAACGAATGCAGGCTTTGGTTGCAAAAGGTGATGAGCCAATCACCCCGCTGGTTGACCGCATCGGTCAATTGCGTGACGAACTGGAAATTTCAACCATTATTGTTATGGGTGGCTCAGGCGACTACCTAGACGTTGCCAATACCGTAATCCAAATGCATGATTACCAAGCGGTTGATGTCACAGAAAAAGCCAAACAAGTCATTGCGCAGCATCCCACTCAACGTCACAATGAATCTGAAGAAAGTCTCAAAACGTTCCGCCCGCGTGCTCTAAACCGAGTCGCGCTGATGAACATTTTGCTCGACGGAAAATTCCGAGTTAACGCAAAAGGCAAAGAATCGCTTCGCTTCGGTAAAGAGTTCGCTGATTTAAGCGCTTTGGAGCAACTAGAATCTGCGGATGAAGTAAACACCATTGGCTGGCTATGGTTCCAATTAGCGCAACTTCCAGGTTGGTGTGACAATCCAGCGAAAGAAATCGATGAGATGCTCGCTGGCGAATGGCACGCAAATCTACCTAAACAAGGTGATCTTGCGAAACCTCGTACGTTGGATGTCATGGCGGCACTAAACCGTATGCGTAAATCTCAGTTTAAACCAACCAACTGA